The following are encoded in a window of Caldicellulosiruptor danielii genomic DNA:
- a CDS encoding helix-turn-helix domain-containing protein codes for MFKKILWRFVFSYLVIFFIPLFIGIGAYFSIKEIMMSSLYRYNKTTLTQLEDKVENEVVKSVESLADWINLNPYYFIFLPEAKEALDSSDRLLNIRNLCREIYSQTYKNSYIVDAFIYIPSENLIVGPSYTTTPYNYYTYINRPLDMSYEKWLKFLNGEYKMKYIPSFEIKADYKKLSTIIFANTLSRWIIDGKNANVFVIIDQSKIVDLMKEIISYPKGIMWILDKDNNQVLKVSTEKEDLSLPKINFSIYNNFGIKELSLRGQRWILYYTISPIYGWKYISMVPVDSFFEEIRKVRNLSLLLLGLMSVISSIFIFFFSMQNYRPLSEIKNLLQSNSENKELKNTKSEFDVIRDLVVHTLSKEEELKRQIMRFTPIIKNNLLYQLLVGGILPESIGDLELKTLSMEKQSGNFVVCLVEIDDCSGFIKGENDSEYSLVTLVVTNVMEELLDTNDFKHWNVLFSRTRLGVIVEIKDSFEESITKLSSLFENMIEFLEKNFAIFVSVGISCEVSGIINLKFAYEQAEKVLGLKFVKPNMKIFKFSELSQDISSEKEFLPKDIENRIVNSVKEGKVEGIYEVFEDIRSYITAANSPHMAKMILIYLYGLYYQLLNSVPNTLDDKQKPEPEKVMRVIIEEKNPKKVLQVMQEDYKNLADSIIISKQKMSNDLISNILEYIHQQYSSSEISLSTIADKFNITPQYLSAIFKEKTGQNISDYIQNLRMNRAKELLLTTDYSVSQIAKMIGYTEVSGFTKAFKKFEGVSPNKFRELNKLQ; via the coding sequence ATGTTTAAGAAAATCTTGTGGCGATTTGTCTTTTCTTACCTTGTCATTTTTTTCATTCCTCTTTTCATAGGAATTGGAGCATATTTCAGCATAAAAGAAATAATGATGAGCAGTTTATATAGATACAACAAGACAACCCTGACGCAGCTTGAAGACAAGGTTGAAAACGAGGTTGTAAAGTCGGTGGAATCTCTTGCTGACTGGATAAATTTAAATCCTTACTATTTTATTTTTTTACCAGAGGCAAAAGAGGCACTTGACAGCAGTGACAGGCTCCTTAATATCAGAAACTTATGCAGAGAGATATATTCACAGACATACAAAAATTCCTATATTGTAGATGCTTTTATATACATTCCTTCTGAGAACCTCATTGTAGGTCCATCATATACAACAACACCTTATAACTACTATACGTACATAAACAGGCCACTTGATATGAGTTATGAAAAATGGTTAAAGTTTTTAAACGGCGAGTACAAGATGAAGTACATACCTTCTTTTGAGATAAAAGCTGATTATAAAAAGCTTTCTACAATTATATTTGCAAATACTCTTTCAAGGTGGATTATTGATGGTAAAAACGCAAATGTGTTTGTCATCATTGACCAGAGCAAGATTGTAGACCTCATGAAAGAAATTATAAGCTATCCTAAAGGTATCATGTGGATTTTGGACAAGGATAACAATCAGGTGCTAAAAGTTTCAACAGAGAAAGAGGATCTGTCTTTGCCCAAAATTAACTTTTCCATTTATAATAACTTTGGGATAAAAGAGTTGAGCTTGAGAGGGCAGCGATGGATTTTATACTATACAATTTCGCCAATCTACGGCTGGAAATATATATCGATGGTGCCTGTTGATAGTTTCTTTGAAGAGATAAGGAAAGTTCGAAATTTGAGCTTGCTTCTTCTTGGACTTATGAGTGTTATTAGTAGCATATTTATATTCTTCTTCAGCATGCAAAATTACAGACCTCTGAGTGAAATAAAAAATCTTTTACAATCGAATAGTGAAAACAAAGAGCTCAAAAATACAAAAAGCGAATTTGATGTAATAAGAGACCTTGTTGTCCACACCCTTTCAAAGGAAGAAGAACTTAAAAGACAGATTATGCGGTTTACCCCCATCATAAAAAACAACCTTTTATACCAGCTTTTAGTGGGTGGGATTTTACCCGAAAGTATAGGGGATCTGGAGCTAAAAACCTTGAGCATGGAAAAACAAAGCGGCAATTTTGTGGTATGCTTGGTTGAGATTGATGACTGTTCTGGGTTTATAAAAGGTGAGAATGACAGCGAATATTCTCTTGTAACCCTTGTTGTCACAAATGTTATGGAAGAGCTTCTGGATACAAATGACTTTAAGCATTGGAATGTTCTATTTTCAAGGACAAGGCTCGGTGTAATTGTTGAAATAAAAGATAGCTTTGAAGAGAGCATAACAAAACTTTCGAGCTTGTTTGAGAACATGATAGAGTTTTTGGAAAAGAACTTTGCAATATTCGTGTCTGTAGGTATAAGTTGTGAAGTTTCGGGTATAATAAATTTAAAGTTTGCATACGAGCAGGCAGAAAAGGTTCTCGGTTTGAAATTTGTAAAGCCTAATATGAAGATTTTCAAGTTTTCTGAGCTTTCTCAAGATATATCTTCAGAGAAAGAATTTTTGCCAAAGGACATTGAAAACAGGATTGTAAACTCTGTAAAAGAAGGAAAAGTAGAAGGGATTTATGAGGTATTTGAAGATATCCGCAGCTATATCACAGCTGCTAATTCTCCTCACATGGCAAAGATGATACTTATATATCTTTACGGACTGTATTATCAGCTTTTGAATAGCGTTCCCAACACTCTTGATGACAAACAAAAACCTGAACCTGAGAAAGTGATGAGAGTAATCATTGAGGAAAAGAATCCTAAAAAAGTTCTTCAGGTTATGCAAGAAGATTATAAAAACTTAGCTGATAGCATAATAATAAGTAAACAAAAAATGAGTAATGATTTAATTTCTAACATTTTAGAATACATCCACCAGCAATATTCAAGTTCAGAGATATCACTCTCAACAATTGCAGATAAGTTTAATATAACTCCGCAGTATCTTTCAGCAATATTCAAAGAAAAGACCGGGCAGAACATAAGCGATTATATCCAGAACCTGAGAATGAACAGAGCAAAAGAGCTTCTTCTAACAACTGATTATTCCGTGTCTCAGATTGCAAAGATGATAGGATACACAGAGGTAAGTGGATTTACCAAGGCTTTCAAGAAGTTTGAAGGTGTGTCTCCAAACAAGTTCAGAGAGCTTAACAAATTACAATAA
- a CDS encoding extracellular solute-binding protein encodes MDWFKSSKKVLSLIVVIAFTLSLVIPVFVSSSSTAYAKSTPTLTYFVRLDPKVATSYNSYSSIAAYQILQKKLGVKLVFKHPPVGGETDQFNLMIASRQLTDIIEWNWIDNYPGGPVKAMLDKVIIRLNDYLPKHAPNLNKYLQQHPDIKKLIVTDDGDIYGFPVLRGNNPKIACVYYGPQIRNDWLKKLGLKEPETVDDWYKVLKAFVTKDPNGNGKKDERGFSILRNASNPRYAFDYSSFLVGAWGIKTDFFQVNGKVKYGPLEPQYKQFIATLQKWWKEGLIDPDILTMNQKVIKANVQNDVIGSWIGLLSGDMGFFLNLKKDIIATKFPVLKKGEYPLLGQAEFLFARISAAITTACKNIPLAMKVLDWGYSKEGYETFNFGVLGKSYIKKDGKIYYTDEILKNPQGLSPAEALAKYARASINGPFAQADEFYYQIQMKYPQQKDAVEKWGQVKNDRILPPLSFTDDEAKRLANIMNTVNTYYDEMFLRLMTGKATNVDAFVKTLKQMKINEAIKIYQQAYDRWKKRK; translated from the coding sequence ATGGACTGGTTCAAATCTTCTAAAAAGGTTTTAAGCTTGATTGTGGTGATTGCGTTTACCCTATCACTTGTAATTCCAGTGTTTGTTTCGTCATCCTCAACAGCTTATGCAAAGTCAACGCCGACACTTACCTATTTTGTTCGTCTTGACCCCAAGGTTGCAACGTCTTATAACAGTTACTCATCAATTGCTGCTTACCAGATTCTGCAGAAAAAGCTTGGAGTAAAGCTTGTGTTCAAGCACCCACCAGTTGGTGGTGAAACAGACCAGTTCAACTTAATGATTGCTTCAAGACAGCTGACAGACATCATTGAGTGGAACTGGATTGACAACTACCCAGGCGGACCTGTCAAAGCAATGCTCGACAAGGTAATTATTAGACTTAACGATTATCTTCCAAAGCATGCTCCAAACCTCAACAAATATCTGCAACAGCATCCTGACATCAAAAAGCTCATTGTAACTGACGATGGCGATATTTACGGATTCCCTGTTCTGCGCGGAAATAATCCAAAGATTGCGTGTGTATACTATGGTCCTCAGATAAGAAATGATTGGCTCAAAAAGCTCGGGCTAAAAGAGCCAGAGACAGTCGACGACTGGTATAAGGTTTTGAAAGCATTTGTGACAAAAGACCCGAACGGTAACGGCAAAAAAGATGAAAGGGGATTTTCAATTCTGCGAAATGCCTCCAATCCAAGATATGCATTTGATTATTCATCGTTTTTGGTAGGTGCATGGGGAATAAAGACAGATTTCTTCCAGGTAAATGGAAAGGTCAAATATGGTCCGTTAGAACCACAATACAAACAGTTTATAGCAACACTTCAGAAGTGGTGGAAAGAGGGCCTCATTGACCCGGATATCCTAACAATGAACCAGAAGGTTATTAAAGCAAATGTTCAAAACGACGTAATTGGTTCATGGATAGGACTTTTGTCAGGTGATATGGGCTTCTTCTTGAACCTGAAGAAAGACATTATAGCAACAAAGTTCCCTGTGCTCAAGAAAGGTGAATACCCACTTTTGGGTCAGGCAGAGTTCCTCTTTGCAAGAATAAGTGCGGCTATTACAACAGCATGTAAAAACATACCACTTGCTATGAAGGTTCTTGATTGGGGATACAGCAAAGAAGGATATGAGACATTTAACTTTGGTGTTCTTGGAAAATCTTATATTAAAAAAGATGGTAAGATATACTATACAGATGAAATCTTAAAAAACCCGCAAGGATTATCTCCAGCAGAAGCTTTGGCAAAATATGCTCGTGCGTCTATAAACGGCCCGTTTGCTCAAGCTGATGAATTTTATTATCAGATTCAGATGAAATATCCTCAGCAGAAAGATGCTGTAGAAAAATGGGGTCAGGTTAAAAATGATAGGATCCTGCCACCACTGTCGTTTACAGATGATGAGGCAAAAAGACTTGCAAATATCATGAACACTGTCAACACATATTATGATGAGATGTTCTTAAGACTCATGACAGGAAAGGCAACGAATGTTGATGCATTTGTAAAGACACTCAAACAGATGAAGATTAATGAGGCTATAAAGATTTACCAGCAAGCTTATGATAGATGGAAAAAGAGAAAATAA